One genomic window of Prochlorococcus sp. MIT 0801 includes the following:
- a CDS encoding NADH-quinone oxidoreductase subunit J, which produces MNIAYSTELICFLILSAVIVSGSLAVVLLENIVYSAFLLGGVFMAVAGLYLLLNASFVAAAQILVYVGAVNVLILFAIMLVNNKEKLEPIKGLKTRKLISGGVCGGLLILLLRVSITTKWNLPGPTSVGEEATERIGEHLFTDYLLPFELASILLLMAMIGAIVLARRDVSISTADINNLKNQKSLSDKKIPLLSENSIK; this is translated from the coding sequence ATGAATATCGCTTATTCAACAGAATTAATTTGCTTTTTAATTCTAAGTGCTGTAATAGTTTCTGGAAGTTTGGCGGTTGTTTTATTAGAAAATATTGTTTACTCAGCCTTTTTATTAGGTGGAGTCTTTATGGCTGTAGCAGGTTTATATCTTTTGCTAAATGCTAGTTTTGTCGCTGCAGCTCAAATTCTTGTATATGTAGGAGCTGTAAATGTTTTGATATTATTTGCAATTATGTTAGTTAATAATAAAGAAAAGTTAGAACCAATTAAAGGTCTTAAAACTAGAAAGTTGATATCTGGTGGCGTTTGTGGTGGATTATTAATTCTATTATTGCGGGTTAGCATTACCACCAAATGGAACTTGCCAGGTCCAACCTCTGTTGGCGAAGAAGCAACTGAGAGAATAGGAGAACATCTATTTACAGATTATTTATTACCTTTTGAACTTGCTTCGATTCTATTATTAATGGCTATGATTGGAGCAATTGTATTAGCAAGAAGAGATGTATCCATTTCAACAGCTGATATAAATAATTTAAAGAATCAAAAGTCCTTAAGTGATAAGAAAATTCCTCTTCT
- the ndhI gene encoding NAD(P)H-quinone oxidoreductase subunit I, with protein MLGFLEKVADYTKEAISAAKYLVDGLGVTFDHMRRRPVTVQYPYEKLIPSERYRGRIHYEFDKCIACEVCVRVCPINLPVVDWVMNKETKKKELRNYSIDFGACIFCGNCVEYCPTNCLSMTEEYELSAFDRHSLNYDNVALGRLPTSVTSDPSVRPLRELPYLPKGIMDPHELPANQQRAGKLPSQIIKELQAEKSQEEGNNNYSDMVPNKLNSTNQ; from the coding sequence ATGCTTGGTTTCCTTGAAAAAGTTGCCGACTACACTAAAGAAGCCATTAGTGCAGCAAAATATTTAGTTGATGGACTAGGAGTTACGTTCGACCACATGCGTCGAAGGCCTGTTACGGTTCAATACCCTTACGAAAAGCTAATTCCCTCTGAGCGTTATAGGGGGAGGATTCACTATGAATTTGATAAATGCATTGCTTGCGAGGTTTGCGTAAGGGTATGCCCAATCAATCTCCCAGTTGTTGATTGGGTAATGAATAAAGAAACCAAGAAAAAAGAATTGAGAAATTATTCTATTGACTTTGGTGCATGTATTTTTTGCGGGAATTGCGTTGAATATTGCCCTACAAATTGTTTATCAATGACAGAAGAATATGAACTGTCTGCATTTGATAGACATAGCCTTAACTACGATAATGTTGCTCTTGGAAGACTACCAACAAGCGTAACTTCAGATCCATCAGTTCGTCCTCTCAGAGAATTACCCTATTTGCCAAAGGGCATAATGGACCCTCATGAATTACCTGCGAACCAACAAAGAGCAGGTAAGCTTCCAAGTCAGATTATAAAAGAACTGCAAGCAGAGAAATCACAAGAAGAAGGTAATAATAATTATTCGGATATGGTTCCAAATAAATTAAATTCTACTAACCAATGA
- the nuoH gene encoding NADH-quinone oxidoreductase subunit NuoH, with product MDSGIDLEMSFTQGVQNLGLSHELAHLLWIPLPMLLVLVSAVIGVLVTVWLERKISAAAQQRIGPEYAGALGILQPMADGLKLLVKEDIIPARADNVLFTVGPILVLVPVILSWLIVPFGQNLLISNVGIGIFLWIALSSIQPIGLLMSGYSSNNKYSLLGGLRAAAQSISYEIPLALAVLAIVMMSNSLSTVDIVEQQNTAGLLSWNIWRQPVGFIIFWICALAECERLPFDLPEAEEELVAGYQTEYSGMKFALFYLAGYINLVLSALLVSVLYLGGWGFPISIDWFSSLIGLSIDNPLVQIFAASLGIVMTILKAYLLVFLAILLRWTTPRVRIDQLLDLGWKFLLPISLVNLLATASLKLAFPMTFGG from the coding sequence GTGGATTCAGGTATAGACCTTGAAATGAGTTTTACTCAAGGTGTTCAAAACCTTGGTTTATCTCATGAATTAGCACATCTTTTATGGATCCCTCTTCCAATGCTTTTAGTATTGGTATCAGCTGTCATTGGTGTATTAGTAACAGTTTGGCTTGAACGAAAAATTTCTGCTGCAGCTCAACAGAGAATTGGGCCTGAATATGCCGGTGCACTTGGTATTCTTCAGCCAATGGCAGACGGTTTGAAACTCCTAGTAAAAGAAGACATTATTCCGGCAAGGGCTGACAATGTTCTTTTTACAGTCGGTCCAATATTAGTTTTAGTGCCGGTTATTCTTTCTTGGCTAATTGTTCCTTTTGGTCAAAATCTTTTAATTAGCAATGTAGGTATAGGAATCTTTTTGTGGATTGCCCTAAGTAGCATTCAACCAATTGGTTTACTGATGAGTGGCTACTCTTCCAATAATAAATATTCATTATTAGGTGGACTAAGAGCTGCAGCTCAATCAATTAGTTATGAAATTCCGCTAGCACTAGCGGTTTTGGCAATAGTTATGATGAGCAATTCACTAAGCACAGTTGACATAGTTGAGCAACAAAATACTGCTGGCTTACTTAGCTGGAATATATGGCGACAACCTGTAGGTTTTATTATTTTTTGGATCTGTGCATTAGCTGAATGCGAGAGACTACCTTTTGATTTACCAGAGGCAGAAGAAGAGCTTGTAGCTGGTTATCAAACTGAGTATTCAGGTATGAAATTTGCTCTGTTTTACTTAGCTGGATACATAAATCTTGTTTTATCTGCTTTACTTGTTTCTGTTCTGTACTTGGGAGGATGGGGTTTCCCAATCTCAATTGATTGGTTTTCATCATTAATAGGTCTTTCAATTGATAATCCATTAGTTCAAATTTTTGCTGCGTCTCTTGGAATTGTAATGACAATCCTTAAGGCTTATTTACTGGTGTTTTTAGCAATCTTATTGAGATGGACTACTCCAAGAGTTCGTATTGATCAACTACTCGATTTAGGCTGGAAGTTTCTTTTACCTATTTCTTTGGTCAATTTACTTGCAACTGCTTCACTTAAATTGGCATTTCCGATGACATTTGGCGGATAA
- a CDS encoding citrate synthase yields the protein MVLKPGLEGVPVTNSRICEINGTDGKLSYRGYPISELAQKSSFLETAFLLIWGELPTENELEKFEKDVQMHRRVSFRIRDMLKCFPESGHPMDALQASAASLGLFYSRRAIDDPKYIYDAVVRLIAKIPTMVAAFEQIRKGDDPIQPQDDLPYSSNFLYMLTEREPNPIAARVFDRCLILHAEHSLNASTFSARVTASTLTDPYAVVASAVGTLAGPLHGGANEDVIAMLEEIGKPDEASSFLNDAIAKKRKIMGFGHREYRVKDPRATILQAFAEELFSEFGKDEMYEVAKALEEEAISKLGPKGIFPNVDFYSGLVYRKLGIPRDLFTPVFAISRVAGWLAHWREQLGANRIFRPSQIYEGAKMRNWKPLESR from the coding sequence TTGGTTCTAAAGCCAGGTTTGGAAGGGGTTCCAGTAACCAACTCAAGGATATGTGAAATCAATGGGACAGATGGAAAGCTTAGTTACAGAGGTTATCCAATATCTGAGCTAGCCCAAAAAAGTAGTTTTTTAGAAACTGCATTTCTTTTGATTTGGGGAGAACTTCCTACTGAAAATGAGCTTGAGAAATTTGAAAAGGACGTTCAAATGCATAGACGAGTCAGCTTTAGGATTAGAGATATGCTCAAGTGTTTTCCAGAGTCTGGGCATCCTATGGATGCTCTTCAAGCAAGTGCTGCATCTCTGGGGCTCTTTTATTCTCGAAGAGCAATTGATGACCCAAAATATATCTACGACGCAGTAGTGAGGTTGATTGCAAAAATTCCAACCATGGTTGCTGCTTTCGAGCAAATAAGAAAAGGAGACGATCCAATTCAACCTCAAGATGATTTACCGTATTCTTCCAATTTCCTTTACATGCTCACCGAGAGGGAGCCAAATCCTATTGCAGCAAGAGTTTTCGACAGATGTTTAATTCTTCATGCCGAGCACAGTCTCAATGCAAGTACTTTTAGCGCAAGAGTAACTGCAAGCACGCTTACTGATCCTTATGCTGTCGTCGCTTCTGCGGTTGGAACATTGGCCGGTCCTCTTCATGGAGGGGCCAATGAAGATGTTATTGCGATGCTAGAAGAAATTGGAAAACCTGATGAAGCTTCTTCATTTCTCAATGATGCAATTGCAAAAAAAAGGAAAATCATGGGCTTTGGGCACAGGGAGTATCGTGTCAAAGACCCTAGAGCAACAATTTTACAAGCCTTCGCAGAAGAACTTTTCTCGGAATTTGGTAAAGATGAAATGTATGAAGTAGCCAAAGCACTTGAAGAAGAGGCTATTTCCAAGCTGGGGCCAAAAGGTATATTCCCAAATGTTGACTTTTATTCCGGACTTGTTTATCGAAAGCTTGGCATTCCTCGAGATTTGTTTACACCAGTTTTTGCTATTTCCAGAGTTGCTGGTTGGTTGGCTCACTGGAGAGAACAACTTGGAGCAAATAGAATTTTCAGGCCATCACAAATTTATGAAGGAGCAAAAATGAGAAATTGGAAGCCTCTTGAAAGCAGATAA
- a CDS encoding DUF3352 domain-containing protein — protein MKSLQSYFLISAIVILSILTGIFIWRNKHLTQIPKFNEESFNAPVSSKYIPKNTDLVFHWKLNPGLIPKYIENYQDKVSKHAINKKVSFIRDSSFQLIGFNFAKDISKWVGDYGSFAVFDSNKKTINDWLMVLAIKEDVNIKQELESILESKVVDESTNQSNKISTSKTEIISKQINLNNSIYFANDEDNLLISSNPNIIQSSIEKLDSNIINTKKMYKNIQLKDNLKDGLLLLEMSPKKILNLIGQEEDLLNINNVDNLLSSVNVDKNKLNIEGILAYNVQTKMPVKDINYNLIDIKKESELPEDFILVDNPKQYFQKDSFHPYQKLIASLIKESTTSDYSKLFKIILENSQGNLIWINDKDWLVLTRKSDTSKAEINDILKKENFLNSSLDFRSRKLEIWSKISTNENKKYELKENIEAIVEEDDKTYIWSQNLSSISNFDNTAYLQNYSDNEKKIEEVNDFNDVLRIHLGEKKTKAILNSFYPYILLKTMLGNTLTTPQNIDISIAVPTINYPDFIKVKINLKTS, from the coding sequence ATGAAATCACTTCAATCTTATTTTTTAATATCTGCAATAGTAATTTTATCAATTTTGACTGGGATATTTATCTGGCGCAATAAGCATCTTACGCAAATCCCTAAGTTCAATGAAGAATCATTCAATGCTCCGGTTTCCTCAAAATATATACCAAAGAATACTGATCTCGTATTCCACTGGAAACTGAATCCAGGCTTAATTCCAAAGTACATCGAAAATTATCAAGATAAAGTTAGTAAACACGCCATAAACAAAAAAGTAAGTTTTATCAGAGATTCCTCTTTTCAATTAATTGGCTTTAATTTTGCAAAAGACATCTCAAAATGGGTAGGAGATTATGGGAGCTTTGCAGTATTTGATTCAAACAAAAAAACTATAAATGATTGGTTGATGGTCTTAGCAATAAAAGAAGATGTAAATATTAAACAAGAATTAGAATCTATTTTAGAATCAAAAGTTGTTGATGAGAGTACTAATCAAAGCAATAAAATCAGCACCTCAAAAACAGAAATAATTTCAAAACAAATTAATTTAAACAACTCAATCTACTTTGCAAATGATGAAGATAATCTTTTAATATCATCCAATCCTAATATCATACAATCTTCAATAGAAAAATTAGATAGCAATATAATAAATACAAAAAAAATGTATAAGAATATTCAATTAAAGGATAATCTTAAAGACGGATTGTTATTATTAGAAATGTCTCCAAAAAAGATTTTAAATCTTATTGGTCAAGAAGAAGATTTATTGAATATAAATAATGTAGATAATTTACTATCTTCTGTAAATGTAGATAAAAATAAATTAAATATAGAAGGGATATTAGCTTATAATGTTCAGACTAAAATGCCAGTTAAAGATATTAATTATAATTTAATTGATATAAAAAAAGAATCTGAATTGCCTGAAGATTTCATATTGGTTGACAACCCCAAGCAATATTTCCAGAAAGATTCTTTCCATCCATATCAAAAGCTCATAGCATCTCTTATTAAAGAATCAACAACCTCAGATTATTCTAAGCTCTTTAAAATAATTCTTGAAAACTCTCAAGGAAATTTGATTTGGATAAATGATAAAGACTGGTTAGTTTTAACTAGGAAATCTGATACGAGCAAGGCAGAGATAAATGATATACTAAAAAAAGAAAACTTTTTGAATTCAAGTCTAGATTTTAGAAGCAGAAAGCTAGAAATTTGGTCAAAAATAAGTACAAATGAAAATAAAAAATATGAGCTAAAAGAGAACATTGAGGCAATTGTCGAAGAAGATGACAAGACTTACATTTGGAGTCAAAACTTATCTTCTATTTCAAATTTTGATAATACAGCTTACCTACAGAATTATTCAGATAATGAAAAGAAGATAGAAGAAGTTAATGATTTTAATGATGTACTGAGAATACATTTAGGGGAAAAAAAAACTAAGGCAATTTTAAATAGTTTCTATCCATATATCTTACTTAAAACTATGTTAGGAAATACACTAACCACCCCTCAGAATATTGATATATCTATTGCAGTCCCTACAATTAATTATCCAGACTTCATTAAAGTTAAAATCAACTTAAAAACAAGTTAA
- a CDS encoding rhodanese-like domain-containing protein: protein MNQNIPLNISPKELNKILEDDSSEKPFIVDVREDNEIAIASFSFSVLHLPLSKAANWSDKIGELLPKDQPVVVICHAGVRSLNFGIWLLEQGIAKSVWNLVGGIDAWSTDVDQSVPRY from the coding sequence ATGAACCAGAATATTCCTTTAAATATATCTCCAAAAGAGTTAAATAAAATTTTAGAAGATGATTCTTCTGAAAAACCATTTATTGTAGATGTGAGGGAGGATAATGAAATTGCTATTGCCTCATTTTCATTCTCAGTATTACATCTACCTTTGAGCAAGGCTGCAAACTGGTCAGACAAAATAGGTGAACTGTTGCCGAAGGATCAGCCTGTTGTCGTTATTTGCCATGCGGGTGTGAGAAGTCTGAATTTTGGTATTTGGCTTCTAGAACAAGGAATAGCTAAAAGTGTTTGGAATCTTGTCGGAGGAATAGATGCTTGGAGCACAGATGTTGATCAATCTGTTCCAAGGTATTAA
- the trpB gene encoding tryptophan synthase subunit beta, which translates to MTGTLPTQFKDSDLSPLTRPNALGRFGKYGGQYVPETLIPALIELEQAAKEAWKDSSFNSELNHLLKTYVGRSTPLYEATRLTEHYRKNTLKGPRIWLKREDLNHTGAHKINNALGQALLAIRMGKKRIIAETGAGQHGVATATVCARFGLECIIYMGKEDMRRQALNVFRMQLLGASVRPVTSGTATLKDATSEAIRDWVTNVETTHYILGSVAGPHPYPMLVRDFHAVIGEETKQQCKQAFGRSPDVLLACVGGGSNAMGLFHSFVEDKSVRMIGVEAAGDGVETGRHAATITEGRIGVLHGAMSLLLQDKDGQVEEAHSISAGLDYPGVGPEHSYLKEIGRAEYAAVTDTEAIEALQLVSKLEGIIPALETAHAFAYLEKLCPTLNHNSEIVINCSGRGDKDVNTVAEKLGSEI; encoded by the coding sequence GTGACAGGTACACTCCCAACACAATTTAAAGATTCGGATTTATCTCCTTTAACAAGGCCAAATGCTCTTGGTCGATTTGGTAAGTATGGGGGGCAATATGTTCCTGAAACTTTAATACCTGCTCTTATTGAATTAGAGCAAGCTGCTAAAGAAGCATGGAAAGATTCTTCATTCAATTCAGAACTAAATCATTTACTAAAAACATACGTAGGAAGATCAACTCCTCTTTATGAAGCCACAAGACTAACTGAACATTACAGAAAAAATACATTAAAAGGTCCAAGGATTTGGCTTAAAAGAGAAGATTTAAATCACACAGGCGCACACAAAATAAATAATGCACTTGGGCAAGCTCTTCTTGCGATTCGGATGGGGAAAAAAAGAATTATTGCTGAAACTGGAGCTGGTCAGCATGGAGTTGCAACTGCGACAGTCTGCGCTCGTTTTGGATTGGAGTGCATTATCTATATGGGCAAAGAAGATATGAGAAGACAAGCCTTAAACGTATTCCGAATGCAATTGCTTGGAGCCTCAGTGAGGCCAGTAACAAGTGGAACAGCAACACTCAAAGATGCAACCAGCGAAGCTATTCGGGATTGGGTTACTAATGTTGAAACGACTCATTATATTCTCGGTTCAGTTGCAGGCCCACATCCATATCCAATGTTGGTCAGAGATTTTCACGCAGTTATTGGAGAAGAAACAAAGCAACAATGTAAACAAGCTTTTGGGCGGTCTCCCGATGTTCTTCTTGCTTGTGTTGGTGGGGGATCGAATGCGATGGGTCTTTTCCATTCTTTTGTTGAAGACAAAAGTGTGAGAATGATTGGAGTTGAAGCTGCGGGAGATGGAGTCGAAACAGGTCGCCATGCAGCGACAATTACTGAAGGAAGAATAGGAGTGCTCCACGGCGCGATGAGTCTCTTACTACAAGACAAAGATGGGCAAGTTGAGGAGGCTCATTCCATTAGCGCAGGTCTTGATTATCCAGGGGTTGGGCCGGAGCATAGTTACTTAAAAGAAATTGGACGTGCTGAATATGCTGCTGTTACTGACACTGAAGCCATAGAAGCGCTGCAATTAGTTAGTAAATTGGAAGGTATTATTCCTGCTCTAGAAACTGCTCATGCATTTGCCTATCTAGAAAAACTTTGCCCAACTCTCAATCATAATTCTGAAATTGTCATTAACTGCTCTGGCAGAGGGGATAAAGACGTGAATACAGTTGCTGAAAAACTAGGATCAGAAATATAA
- a CDS encoding translation initiation factor → MSKGGWSEFNDPLKTIGSNTQNSVTPKGKRQVRLERTRSGKKGKLVTVIKGLELEQVEAKKILKNLKIACGTGGAVKGDFLELQGDQISKAQNFLLKEGFRPKQSGG, encoded by the coding sequence ATGTCCAAAGGTGGCTGGAGTGAGTTTAATGACCCTCTTAAGACAATAGGGAGTAACACTCAAAATAGTGTTACTCCTAAAGGAAAGCGACAAGTTCGTTTAGAAAGAACTCGATCTGGAAAAAAAGGAAAACTTGTTACTGTCATCAAAGGACTTGAATTAGAGCAAGTAGAGGCAAAAAAAATTCTTAAGAATTTAAAAATAGCTTGCGGAACAGGTGGGGCTGTTAAAGGTGATTTTTTAGAGTTACAAGGAGATCAAATATCAAAAGCTCAGAATTTTCTTTTAAAGGAGGGTTTTAGGCCAAAACAAAGTGGAGGTTAA
- the cysC gene encoding adenylyl-sulfate kinase, with protein sequence MEQNSQSPLSKATNIVWHQSSVDREARSQQRGHRSAILWFTGLSGSGKSTLANAVNVALHKDGYSTYVLDGDNIRHGLCKDLGFSDLDREENIRRIGEVSKLFLDAGIIVLTAFVSPFRVDRDNARSLVGENDFIEIYCSADLGVCETRDTKGLYAKARNGDIKDFTGISSPYEEPQSPELKIDTGNLEIDQCVDIVINLLVERKIISKISKLMEN encoded by the coding sequence ATGGAACAAAACTCTCAAAGTCCTCTATCAAAAGCCACCAATATAGTTTGGCACCAATCTTCAGTTGATAGAGAAGCTAGATCTCAGCAAAGAGGACATCGCAGCGCAATACTTTGGTTTACAGGTCTATCTGGTTCTGGAAAAAGCACACTAGCCAATGCAGTAAATGTAGCTCTACACAAAGATGGTTATTCAACTTATGTTTTAGATGGTGACAACATCAGACATGGTTTATGCAAAGACTTGGGATTTTCTGATCTTGATAGGGAAGAAAATATCAGAAGAATTGGCGAAGTCTCTAAACTATTTCTTGACGCTGGAATCATTGTTTTAACTGCATTCGTATCTCCATTTAGAGTCGATCGCGATAATGCAAGATCTTTAGTTGGAGAGAATGATTTTATAGAAATATATTGTTCAGCTGATCTAGGGGTTTGTGAAACAAGAGATACAAAAGGGCTTTATGCCAAGGCAAGAAACGGAGACATCAAAGATTTTACTGGAATCTCAAGTCCTTATGAAGAACCTCAGTCTCCAGAATTGAAAATTGATACTGGAAATCTAGAGATTGATCAATGTGTAGATATAGTTATTAATTTGCTTGTTGAAAGAAAGATTATTTCAAAAATTTCTAAGTTAATGGAAAATTAA
- the purE gene encoding 5-(carboxyamino)imidazole ribonucleotide mutase, which yields MSLTEANTFKQVAVVMGSDSDLKTLKPAVAILDQFGISNEVRILSAHRTPKEMMDFAQMAESNGFGVIIAGAGGAAHLPGMIASLTTLPVIGVPVKSKALSGIDSMYSILQMPSGIPVATVAIEGGLNAGLLATQILAINNTELKNKLNAYRCELHDLVVKKDHTLKEIGAITYLEKM from the coding sequence TTGTCTTTAACTGAAGCTAATACATTTAAGCAAGTAGCTGTAGTAATGGGTAGTGATTCAGATCTTAAAACTCTTAAGCCTGCGGTGGCAATTCTAGATCAATTTGGCATATCTAATGAAGTAAGGATTCTGTCTGCTCATAGGACTCCAAAAGAAATGATGGATTTTGCTCAAATGGCAGAATCAAATGGTTTTGGAGTGATAATTGCTGGGGCTGGCGGGGCTGCTCATCTACCAGGAATGATCGCATCTCTTACAACTCTTCCTGTCATAGGCGTTCCCGTCAAGAGCAAGGCACTATCAGGGATAGATTCAATGTATTCAATCTTGCAAATGCCCTCAGGCATCCCCGTAGCAACAGTTGCCATAGAAGGGGGCCTAAATGCTGGCCTTTTAGCTACTCAAATTTTAGCCATCAACAATACTGAATTAAAGAATAAATTAAACGCCTACAGATGTGAGCTGCACGACCTTGTCGTTAAAAAAGATCACACACTTAAAGAGATTGGAGCTATAACTTATCTAGAAAAAATGTAA
- a CDS encoding N-acetylglucosamine-6-phosphate deacetylase, whose protein sequence is MRKITNIKVPQPEKSEDEKNLFSLVLDEHGIILSIDKTCKKESSYDEDWHGDWLSPRAIDLQMNGGLGISFTDLNFNKIPKLLTLLDQLWLDGVEGICPTFVSCSLDQFQLGMEVLKETKKYTSTNRCRLLGAHMEGPFLCETYSGAHDTGSICRPSISALNERIKGFEDDIALMTLAPELKGSLDVISRLRELNIVVSLGHSSADFDSAIKAFNNGVSMITHTFNAMKGLHHRAIGPIGAAARRDDIFLGLIGDGVHVHSDMIRLLKILAPKQIVLVSDAISAYGLGDGSFNWDKRLITVENGLCRLPNETIAGSTLPLLDACKKIANWINDPSAAIWMATLAPRMVLSQNKMTAKSFFIGKNIKSLLRWKMNSCNHQLSWQLAA, encoded by the coding sequence ATGAGAAAAATTACAAACATTAAAGTACCTCAACCAGAGAAAAGCGAAGATGAAAAGAATTTATTTTCACTAGTTTTAGATGAACATGGAATTATTCTTTCTATTGATAAAACTTGCAAGAAGGAATCAAGTTATGACGAAGATTGGCATGGAGATTGGCTAAGTCCTAGAGCCATTGATCTTCAAATGAATGGAGGTTTAGGGATCTCATTTACAGATTTAAATTTTAATAAAATACCTAAATTATTAACATTGCTTGATCAACTTTGGCTAGATGGAGTTGAAGGAATTTGTCCAACTTTTGTTAGTTGTTCTCTAGATCAATTTCAATTAGGAATGGAGGTCTTAAAGGAAACGAAAAAATATACTTCAACAAATCGATGTCGACTACTTGGCGCCCATATGGAAGGACCTTTTTTATGTGAGACATATTCTGGAGCACATGACACAGGAAGTATTTGTAGACCTAGTATTTCTGCCTTAAATGAGAGAATAAAGGGATTTGAGGACGACATAGCACTAATGACATTGGCTCCAGAATTAAAAGGTTCTTTGGATGTAATTTCTCGTCTAAGAGAATTAAATATCGTTGTCTCACTGGGACATTCTTCAGCTGATTTTGATTCAGCCATAAAAGCTTTTAATAATGGTGTGAGCATGATTACGCATACTTTTAATGCAATGAAAGGTTTACATCATCGAGCTATTGGACCTATAGGAGCGGCTGCAAGAAGAGACGATATTTTCCTAGGATTGATAGGTGATGGTGTTCATGTTCATTCAGATATGATTAGGCTTTTAAAGATACTTGCACCAAAGCAAATTGTTTTAGTTAGCGATGCAATATCAGCTTATGGTTTAGGAGATGGATCGTTTAATTGGGATAAACGCTTGATAACAGTAGAAAATGGTTTATGTAGACTTCCAAATGAAACAATTGCAGGTTCCACTTTGCCTTTACTAGACGCATGCAAAAAAATAGCAAATTGGATTAATGATCCCTCTGCTGCTATTTGGATGGCAACACTTGCTCCACGTATGGTATTAAGTCAGAACAAAATGACTGCAAAATCTTTTTTTATTGGAAAGAATATTAAGTCTTTACTTAGATGGAAAATGAATTCTTGTAATCATCAGTTGTCTTGGCAGTTGGCTGCGTAA
- the bchM gene encoding magnesium protoporphyrin IX methyltransferase, protein MTTQIEKNEKAEVTEYFNGTGFDRWNRIYSESDDVNKVQKNIRIGHQKTVDDVISWLKEYDNIKDKSFCDAGCGVGSLSIPLAKLGAKSIHLSDISEAMINETKSRAKEEGLDFNKLNFRTSDLENLKGSFNTVVCLDVFIHYPQQEAEAMVKHLCELSDERLIVSFAPYTPLLALLKGIGQLFPGPSKTTRAYTLRESGIIEAAKQSGFKVVKSKLNQAPFYFSKLIEFVKS, encoded by the coding sequence ATGACAACGCAAATTGAGAAAAATGAAAAGGCGGAAGTCACTGAATATTTTAATGGGACTGGGTTTGATAGATGGAATCGAATATATAGCGAAAGTGATGATGTAAATAAAGTGCAAAAAAATATAAGGATAGGTCACCAAAAGACAGTTGATGATGTCATTAGTTGGTTGAAAGAGTATGACAATATCAAGGATAAAAGTTTTTGTGATGCTGGCTGTGGTGTTGGTAGTTTAAGTATTCCATTGGCAAAATTGGGTGCTAAATCAATTCATTTAAGTGATATTTCTGAAGCCATGATAAACGAGACAAAAAGTAGGGCAAAGGAAGAAGGTTTGGACTTCAATAAGCTGAATTTTCGAACATCTGATTTAGAAAATTTAAAAGGTTCATTTAATACAGTTGTTTGCTTAGATGTTTTCATTCACTACCCTCAACAGGAGGCTGAGGCAATGGTGAAACATCTATGTGAATTATCTGATGAGAGATTAATTGTTAGCTTTGCCCCCTATACTCCTTTACTAGCCCTTTTGAAAGGTATTGGTCAGCTATTCCCCGGACCAAGTAAAACTACTAGGGCATATACATTAAGGGAGTCCGGAATTATCGAAGCTGCAAAGCAATCTGGCTTTAAAGTTGTCAAAAGCAAGTTGAATCAAGCTCCTTTTTATTTTTCGAAATTAATAGAATTTGTGAAATCCTAG